A region from the Coffea eugenioides isolate CCC68of chromosome 9, Ceug_1.0, whole genome shotgun sequence genome encodes:
- the LOC113782577 gene encoding uncharacterized protein LOC113782577, with the protein MVNGTYKIKINTDAAISNQSVRTGKGIIARNWTGKLIKAKGIMERKNGTTMEEEALAVRAALVMAKAAGWTKIEVQSDYKSVVDQINASSVHDISIATVLEDIEELK; encoded by the coding sequence ATGGTGAATGGCACATATAAGATTAAGATTAACACTGATGCGGCCATCTCAAATCAGTCGGTAAGAACAGGGAAAGGGATCATAGCAAGGAACTGGACGGGGAAACTGATAAAAGCAAAAGGGATAATGGAACGCAAGAATGGAACAACTATGGAGGAAGAAGCTTTAGCAGTAAGAGCTGCGCTTGTGATGGCCAAAGCTGCAGGATGGACGAAAATAGAAGTCCAATCAGACTACAAATCCGTGGTCGATCAAATTAATGCAAGCAGTGTCCATGACATTAGCATTGCAACAGTTCTAGAGGATATTGAGGAGCTGAAGTAA
- the LOC113783095 gene encoding WD-40 repeat-containing protein MSI2, giving the protein MGDEGDGGAAGGDEMVEEEFSVWKKNTPFLYDLVISHALEWPSLTVQWLPLPPPLHDGPLAVHKLVLGTHTSDDFPNFLMLANVHLPRDPASALHPDPDDVIPKVEIVQKIHVDGEVNRARCMPQNPSVIAAKTSCCEVYVFDCENQLINQRESCDPDLRLRGHDKEGYGLSWSPFKQGHLLSGSNDCRICLWDISALPSDKVLEASFMYQDHESVVEDVSWHLKNENLFGSVGDDCRLIIWDLRTNRPQHSFQVHDKEVNYLSFNPFNEWVVATASSDATVGLFDIRKLSCPLHILGSHTEEVFQVEWDPNHETVLASSADDRRLMVWDLNKVGDEQLEGEAEDGPPELLFSHGGHKAKISDFSWNKNEPWVISSVAEDNTLQVWQMADSIYGDDDVAVTADFP; this is encoded by the exons ATGGGAGATGAAGGGGACGGCGGAGCCGCCGGTGGGGATGAGATGGTGGAGGAAGAGTTTTCAGTGTGGAAGAAGAACACCCCTTTTCTCTATGATCTGGTTATTTCTCATGCTCTGGAGTGGCCATCTCTCACCGTCCAATGGCTTCCTCTGCCACCGCCCCTCCACGATGGCCCTCTTGCCGTCCACAAGCTGGTTCTTGGGACCCACACGTCCGACGACTTCCCCAATTTCCTCATGCTGGCCAACGTTCACCTCCCTAGAGACCCCGCTTCCGCTCTCCATCCCGACCCCGATGATGTAATCCCCAAG GTGGAGATAGTGCAGAAGATACATGTTGATGGGGAAGTAAATAGGGCACGTTGTATGCCACAAAATCCATCTGTTATCGCTGCTAAGACAAGCTGCTGCGAGGTGTACGTGTTTGACTGTGAAAATCAACTTATAAATCAGAGAGAGTCCTGTGACCCTGACCTGAGGTTGAGGGGACATGATAAAGAAGGGTATGGATTGTCATGGAGCCCATTCAAACAGGGGCACCTCTTGAGTGGATCAAATGATTGCAGGATTTGTTTGTGGGATATTTCTGCATTGCCCAGTGACAAGGTGCTTGAGGCTTCTTTCATGTATCAG GATCATGAAAGCGTGGTTGAGGATGTTTCATGGCACTTGAAGAATGAAAACTTGTTTGGGTCAGTTGGAGATGATTGTCGACTGATAATTTGGGACTTGAGGACAAACAGACCCCAGCATTCCTTTCAAGTGCATGATAAAGAG GTGAACTATCTATCCTTCAACCCGTTCAATGAGTGGGTTGTGGCAACAGCGTCATCCGATGCCACTGTTGGTCTTTTTGACATAAGAAAGCTGAGTTGCCCATTGCACATTCTGGGTAGTCACAC AGAGGAGGTATTCCAAGTAGAGTGGGATCCTAACCATGAAACCGTGTTAGCATCATCAGCTGATGATAGAAGATTGATGGTGTGGGATCTTAACAA GGTTGGGGATGAGCAGTTGGAAGGAGAAGCTGAAGATGGTCCTCCTGAGCTTCTCTTCTCTCATGGAGGTCACAAAGCAAAGATATCTGACTTCTCCTGGAACAAGAATGAGCCATGGGTCATTTCAAGCGTAGCAGAAGACAACACCCTTCAGGTTTGGCAAATGGCAGACAGCATTTATGGTGACGATGATGTTGCGGTGACAGCAGATTTTCCATAG
- the LOC113782929 gene encoding heavy metal-associated isoprenylated plant protein 26-like: protein MGVLDHLSDMFDCTSGGSSKLKKKKQLQTVEIKVKMDCEGCERKVRRSVEGMKGVSSVQIEPKQHKLTVVGYVDPNKVVARVAHRTGKKAELWPYVPYDVVEHPYAPGVYDRKAPAGYVRSVEDPQLSQLARATSTEVRYTTAFSDENPSACIVM, encoded by the exons ATGGGGGTATTGGATCATCTCTCCGATATGTTTGATTGCACCAGCGGCGGCAGCTCCAAGCTCAAGAAGAAAAAACAGTTGCAG ACGGTGGAGATTAAAGTGAAGATGGATTGCGAGGGGTGCGAGAGGAAAGTGCGGAGATCCGTGGAAGGGATGAAGGGGGTGAGCTCGGTGCAGATCGAGCCCAAGCAGCACAAGCTCACCGTCGTCGGCTACGTGGACCCGAACAAGGTGGTGGCGCGTGTGGCTCATCGCACGGGCAAGAAGGCAGAGTTGTGGCCATACGTCCCTTACGACGTCGTCGAGCATCCCTACGCCCCTGGCGTCTACGATAGGAAGGCCCCAGCTGGGTACGTGCGATCCGTTGAAGACCCGCAGCTGTCGCAGCTGGCACGTGCCACCTCCACCGAAGTACGATACACTACGGCCTTTAGTGATGAGAACCCCTCCGCATGTATTGTCATGTGA